The Caenorhabditis elegans chromosome II genome has a segment encoding these proteins:
- the K02A2.5 gene encoding uncharacterized protein (Confirmed by transcript evidence), translating into MLLQRIGIEHLRIWILLLLISLVPAALIRDRRRTSDDFSLFSYDYDDKADAHDADAAFRKFEALCSARSQQPSTSKPSLIDALCTSALKKE; encoded by the exons ATGCTCTTGCAAAGGATAGGCATAGAACATTTGCGGATATGGATCCTACTATTACTTATCTCACTTGTTCCCGCAGCATTAATAAGAGATCGAAGGAGAACGTCAG ACGATTTCTCATTATTCTCGTACGACTACGATGACAAAGCAGATGCACATGATGCAGACGCcgcatttcgaaaatttgaagctttATGTTCAGCGAG gtcaCAACAGCCAAGTACCTCAAAACCTTCATTAATTGACGCTCTTTGCACATCagcattgaaaaaagaatag